DNA from Aliarcobacter skirrowii CCUG 10374:
AATAGCTAAGTATCTATCAAAATCCCAACTGATATTTGAAAAAACCTGACCACTACCGCAACCTAACTCTAAAATATTTTTAGGTTTTGATTTTAGCTCACGAATCAAAGATTTTGCACAAATTTGTTGGATTATATTATATGATTGATACTCTTTTGCATATTTTGAGAATTGATTTTTTTTTTGCATTGTTCTCTTTAAAAAAAAATTTAATATACATTTTATCTATTTTAAATTTAGTTTTGGATAAAATAAACACCATTTTTAAAAAAGGAATATAGATAATGACATCTACACTTTTAATAGTTCAAATTGTTTTAGCGGTGCTAATTGTAATTGTAGTTCTACTTCAAAAGAGCTCAAGTATTGGTTTAGGAGCATATAGCGGAAGCAATGACTCTGTGTTTGGGGCAAAAGGTCCTGCTAACTTCTTATCAAAAGCAACTATGGCTTTAGGTATTGTATTTGTAATCAATACATTAATTTTAGGTTATTTATATAATCAAGAGAGAAATAAAAGTGCAATTGATAGCGTAAAAATTGAATCGCTAATTCCTTCAAGTCCAATTACTGAAACAAAAGAGAACACAGCACCAGCTGCACCACAAACTAAGTAAAAATTTAAAGGAGTTTTATATGTTGAATGAAATTTATTCACAAACAAAAGAGCAAATGGAGAAATCTATTGAGGCTTTAAAAAGAGATTACAAAACTTTACGAACAGGTAAAGTAAGTGTAAATATCTTAGATAATATAAAAGTTGATTATTATGGAACAATGACTGATTTAAGTCAAGTTGGTTCTGTATTAGCAACAGATGCAACAACAATTACAATTAGCCCTTGGGAGAAAAATCTTTTAGGAGCTATTGAAAAAGCTATACAAACTGCAAATATTGGAGTAAATCCAAATAACAATGGTGAAGTAATTAAACTATTTTTTCCACCAATGACAGTTGAGCAAAGACAAGAGACAGCAAAACAAGCTAAAATCATGACTGATAATGCAAAAGTTGCTATTAGAAATATTAGACAAAACTCAAATACAAAAGTAAAAAATCTTCTAAAAGATAAAGAGATTACTGAAGATGATAGTAAAAAAGCTCAAGATGAGATTCAAAAAATAACTGATGGTTTTGTAGCAAAGGCTGATGAAACTTTAAAAACAAAAGAGAAAGAGATTTTAACGGTTTAATTATGAATATAGAACAAATATATAAAGAATCAGATGCTTTACTTGAAGGGCATTTTAAATTAAGTAGTGGAAACCACTCACAATTTTATCTACAAAGTGCAAAAGTACTTGAAAATCCAAAA
Protein-coding regions in this window:
- the secG gene encoding preprotein translocase subunit SecG; this translates as MTSTLLIVQIVLAVLIVIVVLLQKSSSIGLGAYSGSNDSVFGAKGPANFLSKATMALGIVFVINTLILGYLYNQERNKSAIDSVKIESLIPSSPITETKENTAPAAPQTK
- the frr gene encoding ribosome recycling factor; this encodes MLNEIYSQTKEQMEKSIEALKRDYKTLRTGKVSVNILDNIKVDYYGTMTDLSQVGSVLATDATTITISPWEKNLLGAIEKAIQTANIGVNPNNNGEVIKLFFPPMTVEQRQETAKQAKIMTDNAKVAIRNIRQNSNTKVKNLLKDKEITEDDSKKAQDEIQKITDGFVAKADETLKTKEKEILTV